tttttcagatatttggTGACGGGGGATTCATATCAGACCATCGGGTTCTCTTACAGGATTCATAAAACGACCATATCGCGAATTATTCCAGAAACCTGCGCTGCAATATGGGATTCCCTGCAGCCTGTGTTCATGGCAGTCCCAAGTGAAAATCAGTGGAAGATTATTGCAAACGATTTTAAACAATTATGGCAATTTCCAAACTGTGTTGGAAGTATTGATGGGAAACATGTTGTCATACAAGCTCCTGCAAACAGTGGTTCATCATTTTTCAACTATAAAAAAACTTTCAGTCTGGTACTGCTTGCAGTTTCAGACGCAAAGTACAGATTTATTTACGTGGATGTTGGAGCGTATGGACGGCAGAGTGATGGGAATGTTTTGGCTTCATCATCTTTTGGAAAAAAACTCCTGGATGGTTCATTAGACCTGCCAAAAAGCACCATATTGGAAGGGATGATGGAGCCACTACCACACGTTTTTCTTGGTGACGAGGCTTTTCCCTTAAAAACCAATTTGATGCGTCCTTTTCCAGGTACCGGATTATCAAGAAGGTCCCGTATTTTCAACTATCGCCTCTCGAGAGCTCGCAGGGTTGTGGAGAATGCCTTTGGCATTATGGTATCTCGATTCAGAATTTTCCGCAGGCCTATATGCGTATCACCAGCCAGAACAGACCATATCATTAAAGCATGCACAGTCCTTCACAACTTTCTTAGATATGATTCTAATTATTTTGAGGCGGATTTCGTAGATCACGAGGTCAGTGAAGGTGCAGTGCAGTGGAAGGCCGAAGAAAATTCAGCAATGTTAAATATCAGGAAGATTGGAAGGCCGAGTGCGAAGGAGGCAGTAAAAGTTAGAGAACAATTCAGCGAATATTTTGTTAGTGAGAAAGGGGCACTGCCATGGCAGGATAAATATGTGTTCTCGAGTGGTCGAAATATGATCTAAATGCACTATCCCCCCTATCattttttggttttattgcttcgtTTCAccttttctgaataaaaaaaattttgcttccGACTTGGTTAGCGGAATCTTTcatcttgtttttatatatGTTGCCGCAGTGGAGATAATAGCAACTACGAGGGTAAATCACCAGACTGGTTGACATTTTAGGTACACTATTGGGTTAGCACTTACAGGGATGTACACTTACAGGGATGTACGAAAGCTACTGAGCAATGATATCTAGTTGGCaagatttaaaacaaaaaaaatattcaggaaaatttatatttaagtaaTATCAATAGTTTATTCAATAGAGTATTTAATTTCATTAATGAGATTCATGACTCCAACTTTGAACCTCCATCTTTTTTCCACACTCATCGTCTTAACCTCGTGAGCCATGCTCAACAAGAAGAGTTCATCAGGATCTTCCTGTATTTTCTCTAAAAACAagaaacatttatatatatatataattttggtttGATACGTACCAGTAAGTAGATATTTTTTTGAGTGATCTGAAGCataaatatttcaccaaaaattatttacacaaATGAGAAAGTCAAcaatttaaactaaaataatgTAGGTGTCATGGTACTCGTGTAGTACGTGAATCAAGATGCCAGACatcggaacatagtatgtgtaccaggttaaggttcaaccctaatttcagatacaaatactacagaagGCACTTGGCTAGAATTCAAATTcttaacagaactaaaataagggaaattggaataaaattatgtcccaacctgatacacacactacgttcaaagcgtccgccatcttggttaacatcgtacgggagcgccaatttttttgaaatagcgaCTCAAGATGGTTTCCAGGCATCCAAGTTATGAACCGCGATTCACTTTATAAGAATCACTGCTCGACTTGACTTACCTGATGACTGCTGCCATTTTTCTAACACAGCACTGAGGTCATCCCGGCTGCTTTTACGCTTTTTTGCCACAGGTGGTTGAAATTGGTCTGTTTCATCTGCTAAAAAAAGAATGGCATATTCGATCATATAATAGTATAGAattcaaaagcattttttcagaAAAGCGAATACAACTTATTTATTGCAACAGTGCATGATATTAGGGTATTTCATAATACAGTATTATACGTCtgacaattaaaatttataaaatattttaaaatcatattttggtgCTTACCTGATACCGCTTCCAATGTAACATCAACATCACTCGAAGATGGTGTATCCGGCATTGGCAGGTTTGATGTTGTACTGTAAATGTTTGTGCAGAAAGACGTTATCTTGTACTTACATTACAGTGCCTAATTTTGGTCACTTTATACAAAAGAATGTTCTGAGCTACCTAAGTACTGATGCCTAAATTACACAGACATACTGTATAATAAGTTTAGGATTCTGAACATAGCTATGAGAAAGAACACAGATGTTAAATATCTATAAAATGTCCAAATCTATTCAACAtcaattttgttcgaaatatGTTCAactataattttttacatttcctgATTCTTTGCctcatattttttaatatgaaatctaatttggaaattgataaagataccatactcaaaaataaaatttttgtataaacTTCGAATAGTACATTATTTAGTGTTGGAACCCTGAAAGTTACCTTTATGCATATCCTGGTCAACTACAAAACACGATTCTGGTCTAAACTAACAGCCTTTCCTTGgtaaaagctttattatcaaaagATACACTGACAATATGTAGAAAATGCAGGCTCCTTCCTTGTTCAAACACCCACCTCCTCATGGCTGTAAACGGTTCAAGGAACTCTAAGGATCTCATAAGGCTCCACTCAACCCGATGACTTGCCGCCGCACCAGATTTCAATTCTGCCCTTTTCTTCTTTTCCCTCCTATATTTATCTCGAAGGTTTTTCCACTTATTCTCGCATTCTTGCCCTTTACAGAATATGAAGAGGAAACTAGCTAGTTCTTTTAGCAAAACATAGCACTTTCTTTAAAGGCGATTCAACTAAATTAACCAATACCGATACCTCGTAATCTAGTCATCATTTAGCTTATTTACATCGATTAGGCTACTATCATTTTCAGCAGTATAAAACAATTCATTTGCTGCAAAATTGGACTAGTTCCTGACAAGCCATAGGCCAAGTCTAAAAAAATTAACTACACTAATCAGACTACTTACATGGCATACCCATCTCTCGAGCTATCTCTGCCCAAGCATTGCCTTTGAAATCCTTTCGGCGGTACGAGTCCTGTGTGGTATTATACAGGCAAGGATATTCCTCAACTAGAGCAATGAGTTTTTCCTccatattaaattaaaactgaGTACCGCACCTATTCAATTGCtgaaaaaaatccaaattgGTGAAAGCTCGATGATTTGAATACCAGTAGTCTAACGATATTGTCAGATTGTAGTAAACCATAAGAACACACTACCCAgcacaaaattaattaccatgGGCGGATAGGTACCgtaccgttaccggtaccgtaccatgTCCGAACCCGCAGGTACTACTACTATCTGCAGATGATAATGATACAAATCGCTCTAGTAATTCTGAACTTCTACACTCTGAAGCCTATAGTTATAAAAGCCAACTCGAAAACCAGGAAAATAGTTCAAAACTTTCACTTATCACATGAAAAACAACCAGTTTCCCTTCGGAAACCACTAAGACGAGCGGAGCAAGACTGTCAGTACGGCGAACTGCGTTCAGAAAACGCTACTCGAGCGTTCGCCAACGTAGATAAACTCAGCGCAGACCACCGcagacgaataaaataaaacaaacaaagaaaatacGGTGCGGTGAGTTTGCACACTGTCGTGTATACCGGCCTTAAGGATCAAGCACTGAGAGTTCAGTTTGGGTTAATGGTAAGGATTACACACGAGGAGTTCACTTAGGGTCATAGGCTCAGCGGGAGGTATTAGAAATGCGATGCAATTAGATTTTGATTTCAATGTGATGGCAATTGATAATAAgcagtaggcttgcacgtaattgacaaaaatcaattccgtaattacggccaaatcgattacgtaatgaccccgtaattgcgatatttttttcacacattcaaacctatcataacaacaaatttaatccacttctattccgaatgggacatcgaagtttggttttcatattcccggcagtactacacgtcggcgacagatgttaaagacaaatatcaaggagtgaatttgaaataattttattctgatttttatcttttgtattagctttgatttttctttatcaactttatcaccaaattcgatcaattttgtaatatatttatgaaacgatagttgactttttttaaatcgtattaacgtattaatacgactttcgtattaaataaaaattacgggttgctaatttattaatcaactataagcgtattctctcatttgattatactttcgcttgcctcgcgacgaatacttgttatttcaccgttttttacaatatccgactttactacttggtaacattttataataaatattgatgccgacttattgacgatattccgatttccatgcttcattttacattgaatcatttcgcggcctaaatgttataacattatttgcgataaatttagatcaaatattaattatttgcgcataatttaaaataccgtacttatatgacatgccttctccgaaaatacaaagttatatcgcaaaacaatgcattttgtgacatttattttgcactcatgaaaatattaatttatttttctaactcaagtcgacaatcctatttgccaagattgacacaagtttggtcgagtgccggtggtattcgagtcgacgataaatcaaaatcagttgccgcatttggtaaagacaggtaatcataatTGGCCGACATATTTcaaggcattgtgaaaaacataatgagcaatgccaagtccggacagatatataacgataaaatcggtaacagaacatcaagattttgtaatagaaaatggatctgggcgcagaataaacacgggaaatcgcgtcgtattgttgtttctctgccttctcaatcgctttaccgatgccgaaaagactaagttgcgttggttcattacgcaatttctcttccgtctttatattgctgtttgataagcgcgacattaattatcacggcaatTACAAATAGACcgtgttttataagttgatctcttacattctttagtcatttcacccgaagaagttgaaaccaggtggcgtccatcggtctcaacacaattctatcccttatctacggttgaTATGAAcattggccatgctagataagttgatagtacgttagtaaatgacgcgttatgccttccccatctgcgtaaaagagagagaaaaacggctgcgaataccggaactctaacttcttctacttaaactttttttacaatcgacggaattgactgctttgaagtaAGCTcatttcaatcgcgaaagcgctcgtccaataattacgactttacgtaattcgtaacttcgcttccgtaactcgaaataattccgtaatagaccttattcattaaaaacccatcctacgcgcaaaaaaaaaagtgatgtaaaaaaatattttttaacattagctcttaaggggaatgtgatcaccagagcagaaatttgcattttatgtaattttctagatatctttcattgtatacgtgagcagttttgaggatagaatattttttacttattttttgaattttttattatgataaacatggtcaagatttttaataatcgttcattgaaattttaatgagcgctgtgtttccgatgacgtcattctcactagaccatgagattctgccaacgcgccgtgctctgtgggatatgtgctccaactgcttgtgataacagaatactggaataccggtaccgggaccacaactggcgttcaacgaaagacctattttggttttaattgGATGTTCTggtacatttctggtacacctttcaaaatccaatggcctaactcagttcatatgttgacGGTACCTACCATGTAGGCTACGGTACCTATCCCCaaattggtgatgttcagggctggatttagaccatgagaggccccttcatatttttgagctcagaatttctctctaaacaacaccacatttaattgcttaaaatttaaaaagagaaaagcattaaacttttcattcccctcattcatgggtgtgaatttttaattaaaagaatgataatttacttgaggcagttttgctttcaatttctttgatcaaacaaccgctacagtcatactttaacatagaaacttccagcagaatgcgcataatgataatttcccttattatgatgcaaacgacgcaataat
The genomic region above belongs to Styela clava chromosome 13, kaStyClav1.hap1.2, whole genome shotgun sequence and contains:
- the LOC120339874 gene encoding uncharacterized protein LOC120339874 isoform X1; this encodes MEEKLIALVEEYPCLYNTTQDSYRRKDFKGNAWAEIAREMGMPWQECENKWKNLRDKYRREKKKRAELKSGAAASHRVEWSLMRSLEFLEPFTAMRSTTSNLPMPDTPSSSDVDVTLEAVSADETDQFQPPVAKKRKSSRDDLSAVLEKWQQSSEKIQEDPDELFLLSMAHEVKTMSVEKRWRFKVGVMNLINEIKYSIE
- the LOC120339874 gene encoding uncharacterized protein LOC120339874 isoform X2, giving the protein MEEKLIALVEEYPCLYNTTQDSYRRKDFKGNAWAEIAREMGMPWQECENKWKNLRDKYRREKKKRAELKSGAAASHRVEWSLMRSLEFLEPFTAMRSTTSNLPMPDTPSSSDVDVTLEAVSDETDQFQPPVAKKRKSSRDDLSAVLEKWQQSSEKIQEDPDELFLLSMAHEVKTMSVEKRWRFKVGVMNLINEIKYSIE